TTCATTGCAACATGTGATAATAATTAGTACGTTCCATTCAAGTAAATAAGCAAACCTTCTTctagataaatacatatttccttataaatattgtatcatatattaatatatcaatGCTTCATCCCACTGTTTGATGATGGTCAATGCATTCATTGTAGACTTGCATAGCACAAAAGTCTTTCATCTTTATACAATAAAATTGGAAATTATTTGTGTATGTTATAGCATTTTTTTTCTGTACCACCAATAATGCTTCTTGTAAGATTTGTTCATATAAATTTTAATcttaaaaaatctattaaaaaaTACATGCTATGtgcattatttatatttttaacgtGACATGAATTCATACAGCATAATAAAACCTGCCACGCTCAAGTAACATTTATTTGATGGAAAATCTTGAAAGTGAGAAGGAGAAAACAATAAGAACACATACAATGAGAATAATTGAAAAGAAATAGTTTGTCAACAAgtcaaaacaaaataaaaacttcATGCACCTGATCCCTAGAATCCGTCTCACGTCAATTAGATTACAAATGGGCTCCAACGAAGAGTCACACAACCATACATCAAGGCAAGAGGCGCGTCAAGAGTCGAATATATTTTGTTTTTGTTACGACTTTCCGGTTAACATTTTATGGCGAGTCAAATTGGCTTCGTCTTCGTCCATGACATTGGTTTTAATTCTTTCGAGCTAGATTGCCAAGATCTCCGCGAGCCTACAGCGTTTGCGGGCCCCAGACAGTTCTCCGCCGTGGGTTCTTTTGTGGGCGAAATGAGGGTCCTTTTATCAGATAAATCCGTCCTGGTGCACCCAATAATTACACCGTGTCCATCTGGGATACGGCGGAGCCGGGccaagccgagccgagctgagtCGGGTCCAAGCCGGCACGAGCCGAGGAAAACCAGCTGGAGTTTGGCGGCGGAAGCCGGAAACCGGGAACGGGAGGAGCGGGGAGGGTTACCCTCGCCCTAAGGGTATTATGGTAATTTTACGGAAAATCCGAGGGCAGCCCGAGCATAAATAAGTGGTAGGGGATGGTGCCGATGGGGTTCTCATACCGCGACGATAGTGGAGAAAGGAGAAGATTAAAATTTACTCTTGTTTCTCaaagaaaggaggagagagagagagaaagagagagagagagagccggaaAGAGGAAAGACGCGGAGGATCGGCGAAAGCGAGTGGATTGGCGTCGGAGATAAGGAATTGTTTCGAAAGGAAGAACACACGGAAGGAATCTCTCTCGTTCCACCTCTTTCTTTATAGTTCAGccttggaagaagaagagaagaagatagagatttgggaaggagaaaagaaggaaggTGAGAGATCTTTTCgaaggaggaaggagagaagaaaacaggaaggaagggaggaaggagCGTGTGCCGTGGCCTCGGTTGGATCCAGGTATTGAAACCCTAGCTCTTGATTtctctatgtttttaggttgtTTTAGCCCATCGTCATCTCTCGACTCGCCATGGGAAGGGCTGGGGTTCTGCTGCTCCGATCGCCAAGGAATTCACCAGCTTTGCTCCCTTTTTCTGGGAATCGGAGCTGGTTTTGGATCTTTGACAACAGGATGGCAGAGGATCATGGCAGATGGAGACTAGGGTTGGACTTTGTGTGGAATTCGGGGCGCCGATCGTTAGATCCATCCTTTTGAAGACGGTGAAGTTTTGCACATCTTGGCTTGAAATCAGATTCCATGGTTTCTGGTTAGAGATCTTTTGACCCGATCTCATCCGtgatgaaggaagaagagacGTTACTGTGATCGTCCTCGTCGATTTATAGGTCTTGGCTTGGACTTGGATCTGCTATCCATGTCTTCTTCCTTGTCTTTATGGCTGCCTCGGTTATAAAGGGAGCATAGCTGCTGTATTGGCTGAGGAGAGTGGCATCCTTGCTTCTTCTCGGACTGCCTTCGGTTTATTACTAGATTGTTTTAGGGTTTTGACGGGTTAATTACTTCTTGGAGTGCCTTCACTTGTTTCGTCGTCATCCAAGTTTATTTTCTGTTGCTTCTGCTAATAGCCTTAAAATCTGGGATGCTTTTGGGGTTTCCCTTTGTTTTGAAGGGATGGAGGTTGTTGGCTTGAGACTGGATTAGGGCATCTGGTGACCCTTGCTCCTTCATTGCAGTGATTCTTCTTTGCTGCTTTAAGTTTTTGATCAGATGATCTTTGGCAGAGGAGGACGTTTTGGTATTTTTTCGATCCAAGATTTAGTACTCAGGGGATTTTCCTTACTTGGCATACACCTTATTAGCTATGGTTGAAATCCTAGGTACAGTGGTGCTAGGCAGTTGATCTCTTGAGAGGTGAATGATTATCCGTCCTCTGAATAATTATCTGTGCTCTGGTGGAGACTGGCAAGAGTATGGAATGGGGGAACCCTTACTGCCTTTTCTTGTCTGTGTTGTCGCCCTGCCAATTTTTGGAGGAGTGATGATAGATTTTGTACTGTGCCTGTGTGCTTGAAAGTTTTAGTTTGACACTGTTAATCTGGCTCCATAGTTGTTGTTTTCTGAATCTGCACTGAAGGAAGAGATGCAGGCATGCCTATAAGGCTGGTTAACATGATCAGCCTCAAGGTAATGGCCTTTAAGGGCTTTAACAGACTGTCTGTTATCAGCCCTCTCGGTGAATTgcaaaaatgttttttttgctgattttttttaattacttcgAATATACCAAACATCGTGATGAGTGTGCAGGTGCTAATCCTTactttgttgttttacagaggCGGTCTCATGTTGATTTGGATCTGGCGATGTGATTGATAGCATCTAGTCTTTTACTTCATCTTGGGAAGCAAGAAGATGAGGGATCTGAGTCAATGGTTGGTTTCCAATCTTCTAGTTTTAAGGAATAATATGTCATACTCCAATTTAGCATGAAGTAAATGCAAGAATTTCTGGCATACTTCTCAAAGTGTATGTTCTGTTATGTTGTATATTTTATGTGGGTTAGTGTCCTTCATAAGAAACCATATTCGAGCACGTTGTTGCATTAACGGAATAACCATAGTAATTACTTTCTTTTAGAATTGGTTGGCTATTTTGCTTTAACTGGTTCTTGAGACAGTCTCAAACTGTTTAACAATATCACTGGTTCTCAGAAAGCATTTATACTTGATGTTTTCATTCCATTTCTTCTTTCAAAGCACAATATCAATTCTAATAGAAGACAAGTTTTACCTTGCAGATTCGTTTGTGTACTTGTACTAGAGGTTCCCCCTCTGCTCTTGAATATCCTAATCACCGAGAAGGATCAAATACCTGCAAGAGCTGTGGTGGCAGATTAGCAGTTGATAGGCAAGGATCCCTGTCAGGAAACATGCTGAGCACCGTTGGACTGGAACTATCAAGAGTTATCGATCCTCACTTGAACTGGAAGACGGCTTCTAAAGGCAGGCAAAGGGCTGTAAGACGAGCTAGGACTTCATTTCCTGGGGGAAACAAAAAGAAGTCTACAAACAAAAGTTTGAAGGACAGTGAGGATGCTGCTGATAAAGAATTAAAGAGAGCGGGGGACATTCCAGTTTCTGAATCGGAGAAGGTTCTTCTGTGAAATTTTGTGATTCTTGTGTGAAACTGCTGATGTTCTCCCATGATTTCTAatgctttattttttcttattgcAGCTTGGTGTAAGTATTCTTGGACGACGCTTTGGTGATGCTTTAGAAAGTGTTccaataaagaaaagaagattttTGTTAGTCCGTTCTCCATCACCACCACCCAAACCATCTCATTCTGATGACTCTGATCACATGGAAGAGACCCAGTGTGCTTCACATCAAAGGACTGCATCATATTCAAAACAACATCAAGAAATATCCATTGGTGATGATAAAACTGGTTTAAAGGATTTAAATGAAGAGATTTCTGATGCTGTGGATTTCTCTGGTATTTCAATATTGGCTGCTGCTGCTTGTGACAGTGACATGACGTGTGACAGCATGAATCCTGAAGGTTTAGTTTTTAATGGACATGGTTCTAAAGCAGATGACCTTTTAGGAATCTCCACTTGTGTTGAATCACATTCCTTATTTGAAGTAACAAAGAATCAACAGCTTCAGCACAGTTCTGAAGATTTGCATGGTAAATCTGAGATACATCTGGAAGCATCTTCTACCTTAGAGTTGCCTTGTAAGGGATCAGACAGAATGAAATTGGATGAATCACATGATGCAGAAAAATCTATTGGGACCTTGCAAAATTTTCCAGACAAGACGGGGACAGAACATTCTTCTCATGATTCTAGATTTCACTGGGATCTGAACACTGTGATGGATGCATGGGAGAGTAATTGTGATGTAGTCATGAATTCCAAGCCAGTTGCTCCTGATGTTGTTGGCGAAAATGGTATTCATAACGAAAATCTGGAAAACATTGAAACTTCTCGATGCGACATGGAGTGTGGAGATGCCAAACATGCTCCTGAACTTGTTGACGCCAGAATTCAGGTAGGTGACATACCTAAAATTGATTATAGATTACTGGATACTGAAGTGCAAGACATACCTGGTGCCAAGGATAACTCTGTTGTAGATCATGACTGTTGCTCTCTTCCTTGTGCCGATGGTTTGGTCCTAGAGGAGCATCAGTTGGACAAAGCCTCAGTTGCTGTGGTGGGTTCTGTCGAGGAAACAAAACTTTTGCATAATCAGGAGATGGGCAGCTGCACAGtaaaaatttcttcttctctagCTGGAGGTGTTACGGGTTCATTAGGGGACCCTTTGGTGACTGAGGTGGTGCAGAAAGAAAAGGACAATGTCTACTTTGGCTCTGAGGTGGAAGCTGAAACCTCATCTTCTCATCTGGTTTCCAGTGTGAATGTGAGCTGTGGCTATTTAACTCCATCTGAATCGAATCCCAAAGTGGACTTAATCAATACCCCAACCTTGGAGGAAGACAGAAATCCAGCATCTTTAGCTTATCTTGATAACTTCTCTGTTGATGGTTGCCTGACTGATGCTAGAATGGGGCAATCCACTCAGATAAGCAGTTCTCAAGTTGAGAAGGATGGGTGTTTTCCTCATGATTCTCAGAGTGGCAACACTGATCAGTGTCACACTGTTAGTCCTCCTACTGAAAAAGCCTCTGATGGAAATATCTGTGCAAATGCAATAAATGCGGGTGACTTACCCAGTGAACTTTTGAGCCCTGATGGTATGGGTGAAACTGAATCTGATCGTGCTGATAAGGCCCGTGAAGCAGAAATAAGCCCTTGCCTATCAAATTCTCATCCTCAGGATAGGCAAGGTTCATCTAATCAGGATGAGCtttcttccataagcacaattGCTGGTGAATATGAAACAACTGCTGCAAAGTTGAAGATGGACAATGATAAAGTTTCTGTGgaatctgatgttgatttggctGCCACCATAACTCATACATCTGTTCATATCGTCTCCAACACTTCTGACTGCAAATCAGCAGGTGTGGTGCCTGAAGTGATTGATGCCTCTACCTTGGATTGTCCTGTAAGTTTCCATGAAGCAAGTAAATACCATATGGATGGTTTTGTGAATGGCCCTGCTGAGGCTGCTTTAGGTGATCGTTTTGATTGTGATAATGATTCATATGCATCTAAAAATGATGCTAATCGAGCTATTGGAATGGAAAAAGTTGACCTCGAAGATGATGATTCTCAATATGAAGATGGGGAACTCAGAGAATCTCTTTTGAATACCTGGGGTGAAGATGGCGCTGAGGAAGGGGAATCAGAACGTGTGGATTATGGGTCTGACAATGAAGAGAATGATATGTTTGAAGCTGCTTCCAGTTTGCCGCCTGCTCCTCTCCAGGTTGATTATATGGCTCGCAAAAATGGAGGATTATCCAATGGTAACTATGATGGAGCATGGACTGGGAAGAAGAATGCACAATATGCTGCTTCTCAACCCTTATTGAAGTGCCCATCCGAAGCAGATGTTCGGAATGTTGGATTTGGGAATCAGTGTATTGGAAATATTGCAAATAAAGCTCAGAGAATTCAAAGTAAGAAATCAGGGAGGGATGCGAGGGGGTCTCCAGAATTTGGTGTAGGCCATGATAAGGTGATTGGAGATGGTAAGTTTCTTAAAGAAGGTGATGATACCAAGGAGTCAAGCCATTCAGCAAGAATGAAGTCTTCTGGATGGGATCAGTTGCCTGAATGTTGTAGAAGTTCTAGAGATGACCTGAGGGATGCTGGACTTCATTCTGTTGGCCAAAATCATGTTGCTCCTTCTATGGATGCATCTGGTGCTCGTGAATCTTTGAGAAGGGTGGGATCATCACTGAAGAGAGACTTATCATCTCGAATTGAGAGGCCAAATTCCGCTGATTGCTCACACAGAACGGATAAGTCATATGTTAGGGCAAGCAGGTAAATCTTTGGAAGGTTCTCTATATTCTTCTTGTTATCTGGTTTTTGATTGGTAAACCTATCAACTGTTATACTATTACTTATTATCATACATTGTTATTATTTAGGTATGATGATCGCATTGGTTTAGATTCAAAAGCTGAAAGGGATACAGGTGCTCCTAGATCAGTTGGAAGGGGTGGATCATCTCGGCATGCTCGAGGCCGGGGCAGAGGCGACCATTGGGCTGATTCTTCCAACCGTTATGGTCCCAGTCATCATGACAGATCAGGTTGCTATGGGCTGCCTAGTTTCACTCACCCTGGTTCAAGAAATGCGGCTGCTGCTGTCGTGGCAAAGGTGGAGAGTAGTGGCTTTGTTGTTGCACCTGATGGCACAATTGTTAGAGCTGGTGGTGTGGGATCTGCTAGTCAGCTACCCAGACGATCAGCAAATGCTCCATTGCGAAGTACACATCATTCTCTATCAAGAAGGGGATCACCAATTGAGAGAGACAGAGCATGTGGTATGCAGAGAAGACTTGGACATTCAAGAGAGAGCCCTGATAGACATGCTGGTATTGATTGGGGTCATGTTGGCAGATATGGTCCGGAAATGGCCAGGGAGCGGTATCGCAGGCCTGTGTCTGATGACTGCATGGATTCATCATTATCAATGCATAATTCATTatcaaggagagagagaagcttTTCCCCACGTAGAGGGCCTGTTCATCTATCTCAGTCCTGTACCAGATCTCCTTCAAGATCCAGGACTCGCTCCCCCCATATGTGGACAGCACCCAGGGGAAGGAGTGATGGGATGAATCGGGGGCCTGGTTCACGCAGGCGCAGTAGGTCTCCTCCAAATTTCAAGACTGAAGCCAGAATGGAGAGAATGAGGGCACCCCGTAGGCAACCAGGCTTTGAGAATCACATGGCAGGCCATGACCCAACATCCAGAAACCATGCCTCCCCACCTCATTCTTCAAGATGGGTTAATGATAGGAAAGAGTCACCAGATCATCTTATAGAACATGACTACAAGCAATGTAGGGTCTTCTCACGAACTGATAGGTATGACCTACTGGATTCCCCAGGAAGATTGAAGCCGGATGAGTGTTATCGTTCCATGTACTCTAGCAGGTTCCGTGGATTTGTTGGTTTTGTTAGGGGAGCCAGGCATGATGAGAGTGGTGAAGATGGAAGAGGACATGGTGAGAGATATGGAATGCTCCATTCTGTAAGGCAGCATGATATTGATGGCAATATCAAGCATTTACGATTTGATGCTGAAGATGGTTTTAGGGCTCATGACCCTCCTCCGAAATCCTCAGAGTTCCACCGACGAGGGAGCCCAAGGGGCTTTGACAGACACATTGAGAGCCAACTTGAAGACTCGCCTCAAAGGGctaaagaagagaaaagtcaTTTCAGATATGGCAGAAGTGGAAGGCCTACTTCCAGTTTCGAGTCATATGGAGTCCAAAGTCGTGATGATGACCGCACGACCCCACAGAGAAGGCCTTCATGACTGCAAGTGCACTAATTATTCGATCTGCTGCTTACATGGGATGCCAAGGAGATGCTAAACCCAATGATATTTTTTCTCTCAGAGGGAAATGTGTCTTAGTCTGGCAGCATACTGTATTTCTAGTGCTTGTAAAAATCTTACATCATCAGTAGAACTTCGGAAAATTTTGTTTGGTTTGAGGTTGTCTTTTCTGCCCTCCATtttcattatatatttttaatctggGTCCATTTTGAGTCGGGTGTAATCTTTGTATGGGACCCATTTGAACATGATCAGCCAATGGAATTTGAGCTTGCACCTTTTGACAATTGGCATGCATTGTTAACTTGGTTAAAGTTTATGAAAATTCTAATTATACTACAGAAATTCCAGCATTTGATTTTTCAGCTCTAAGATCATCATAAGTTGTGGAACCTGGCAGAATTTCATCCAACCAACTTTCCCTTAACGGTTAACAATGTAACTTTGTGATTGTGCAGTATAAATGTTTTACAGCAAGGTAATCATTCTTCAAGGGAATTGTCATTTTTGGTCCATGTTTTTTATTATTCATGAAGCCTTCAGTTTGCAATAAATCTTTATTACTATGGTTTTTCTGGTTTCAGGaagatttgaattcaaatttgttGATCTTTAAACTGGCTATTACAAGGCAAAAATTGCTAAAGGTATTTTATGGCAATAGCTGTTGTTTTTCTCTGTCTTTTCAAATGTTGTCATGTAATCTGTTCTTTTCATGGATCATACATTTTTTGAAGGTGATGGTCAAACCAATTACCAATAAAATGCTTTTTAAATTCTTCTCTACGTAATTGAAGATTATGATGGCATCTGGTGCAAACATGTTTTGTTACTGTGTTATTTATGTTGTTGAACATTTTATTGAGGTCTGCTTGGTGATAAACTACTTACATAGAAGTACAAAAGTGACGTGAATGCGTAAATTTCTTAAGAAATATTCTAGTGTTGCATGTCTTATTCATCTGTTTATCTGTGTGCACTGTTGATTATTCCAGTGTCTTTTTAAGAGcttcttcttctgttttttcACTGTTTgtgctttttttgttttttggtctTTTGGGGGTGGGAGATGGGGGGAGGGTTGTGTTATTTGGTGAACTTTGCTCCAAGCTAGGAATGTGATTCTAATGGGAGGATGCAGTACATTATTTATCATTTTAAAAGCAGCTCAGTAGTTAAATGGATTATTAGGTCGGTCGTCTGTCTGCTGGGAGCCTTGTATGAACTATAGACTCTGAAATTAGTGTCAGAACCAGGTTCTTGGTCGGGGTTCCTGTCCGCTGGGAAGAATTCCATACTTTCTTGTATAAGCAATCGCCTCAAAAGTCCTTTTTAAGTAGTTTCATGCCTTCATCATGGTATCTGGCTGTGGATTCTGGCCTGCCACTTCATGTTTGTGTTGGTTCTGCTGACACCTACAACTGAAGATGGCTATTATGGTATTTAAACTTTTGACAGAATCAAGCTTGTCGATAGTGGTCTAAATAGTGCTGGGGCACTGATACAGTTAATCGTTTATGCCTGGTTTGAACCTCAATGAGCTTTAGAAAACTAATCTCTGAGAGAGCTAATATAGATTCCTACTGTTTCGTATGTGATGTGGGATCATCTGGCATCTTGATTCTGGAAATGTTGCATGAGCTAGTGGACTTCCCAATCCAGCATGTGGCAGTATGAATATATCTA
Above is a window of Phoenix dactylifera cultivar Barhee BC4 unplaced genomic scaffold, palm_55x_up_171113_PBpolish2nd_filt_p 000750F, whole genome shotgun sequence DNA encoding:
- the LOC120103757 gene encoding uncharacterized protein LOC120103757 isoform X1, with protein sequence MIRLCTCTRGSPSALEYPNHREGSNTCKSCGGRLAVDRQGSLSGNMLSTVGLELSRVIDPHLNWKTASKGRQRAVRRARTSFPGGNKKKSTNKSLKDSEDAADKELKRAGDIPVSESEKLGVSILGRRFGDALESVPIKKRRFLLVRSPSPPPKPSHSDDSDHMEETQCASHQRTASYSKQHQEISIGDDKTGLKDLNEEISDAVDFSGISILAAAACDSDMTCDSMNPEGLVFNGHGSKADDLLGISTCVESHSLFEVTKNQQLQHSSEDLHGKSEIHLEASSTLELPCKGSDRMKLDESHDAEKSIGTLQNFPDKTGTEHSSHDSRFHWDLNTVMDAWESNCDVVMNSKPVAPDVVGENGIHNENLENIETSRCDMECGDAKHAPELVDARIQVGDIPKIDYRLLDTEVQDIPGAKDNSVVDHDCCSLPCADGLVLEEHQLDKASVAVVGSVEETKLLHNQEMGSCTVKISSSLAGGVTGSLGDPLVTEVVQKEKDNVYFGSEVEAETSSSHLVSSVNVSCGYLTPSESNPKVDLINTPTLEEDRNPASLAYLDNFSVDGCLTDARMGQSTQISSSQVEKDGCFPHDSQSGNTDQCHTVSPPTEKASDGNICANAINAGDLPSELLSPDGMGETESDRADKAREAEISPCLSNSHPQDRQGSSNQDELSSISTIAGEYETTAAKLKMDNDKVSVESDVDLAATITHTSVHIVSNTSDCKSAGVVPEVIDASTLDCPVSFHEASKYHMDGFVNGPAEAALGDRFDCDNDSYASKNDANRAIGMEKVDLEDDDSQYEDGELRESLLNTWGEDGAEEGESERVDYGSDNEENDMFEAASSLPPAPLQVDYMARKNGGLSNGNYDGAWTGKKNAQYAASQPLLKCPSEADVRNVGFGNQCIGNIANKAQRIQSKKSGRDARGSPEFGVGHDKVIGDGKFLKEGDDTKESSHSARMKSSGWDQLPECCRSSRDDLRDAGLHSVGQNHVAPSMDASGARESLRRVGSSLKRDLSSRIERPNSADCSHRTDKSYVRASRYDDRIGLDSKAERDTGAPRSVGRGGSSRHARGRGRGDHWADSSNRYGPSHHDRSGCYGLPSFTHPGSRNAAAAVVAKVESSGFVVAPDGTIVRAGGVGSASQLPRRSANAPLRSTHHSLSRRGSPIERDRACGMQRRLGHSRESPDRHAGIDWGHVGRYGPEMARERYRRPVSDDCMDSSLSMHNSLSRRERSFSPRRGPVHLSQSCTRSPSRSRTRSPHMWTAPRGRSDGMNRGPGSRRRSRSPPNFKTEARMERMRAPRRQPGFENHMAGHDPTSRNHASPPHSSRWVNDRKESPDHLIEHDYKQCRVFSRTDRYDLLDSPGRLKPDECYRSMYSSRFRGFVGFVRGARHDESGEDGRGHGERYGMLHSVRQHDIDGNIKHLRFDAEDGFRAHDPPPKSSEFHRRGSPRGFDRHIESQLEDSPQRAKEEKSHFRYGRSGRPTSSFESYGVQSRDDDRTTPQRRPS
- the LOC120103757 gene encoding uncharacterized protein LOC120103757 isoform X2 — encoded protein: MIRLCTCTRGSPSALEYPNHREGSNTCKSCGGRLAVDRQGSLSGNMLSTVGLELSRVIDPHLNWKTASKGRQRAVRRARTSFPGGNKKKSTNKSLKDSEDAADKELKRAGDIPVSESEKLGVSILGRRFGDALESVPIKKRRFLLVRSPSPPPKPSHSDDSDHMEETQCASHQRTASYSKQHQEISIGDDKTGLKDLNEEISDAVDFSGISILAAAACDSDMTCDSMNPEGLVFNGHGSKADDLLGISTCVESHSLFEVTKNQQLQHSSEDLHGKSEIHLEASSTLELPCKGSDRMKLDESHDAEKSIGTLQNFPDKTGTEHSSHDSRFHWDLNTVMDAWESNCDVVMNSKPVAPDVVGENGIHNENLENIETSRCDMECGDAKHAPELVDARIQVGDIPKIDYRLLDTEVQDIPGAKDNSVVEEHQLDKASVAVVGSVEETKLLHNQEMGSCTVKISSSLAGGVTGSLGDPLVTEVVQKEKDNVYFGSEVEAETSSSHLVSSVNVSCGYLTPSESNPKVDLINTPTLEEDRNPASLAYLDNFSVDGCLTDARMGQSTQISSSQVEKDGCFPHDSQSGNTDQCHTVSPPTEKASDGNICANAINAGDLPSELLSPDGMGETESDRADKAREAEISPCLSNSHPQDRQGSSNQDELSSISTIAGEYETTAAKLKMDNDKVSVESDVDLAATITHTSVHIVSNTSDCKSAGVVPEVIDASTLDCPVSFHEASKYHMDGFVNGPAEAALGDRFDCDNDSYASKNDANRAIGMEKVDLEDDDSQYEDGELRESLLNTWGEDGAEEGESERVDYGSDNEENDMFEAASSLPPAPLQVDYMARKNGGLSNGNYDGAWTGKKNAQYAASQPLLKCPSEADVRNVGFGNQCIGNIANKAQRIQSKKSGRDARGSPEFGVGHDKVIGDGKFLKEGDDTKESSHSARMKSSGWDQLPECCRSSRDDLRDAGLHSVGQNHVAPSMDASGARESLRRVGSSLKRDLSSRIERPNSADCSHRTDKSYVRASRYDDRIGLDSKAERDTGAPRSVGRGGSSRHARGRGRGDHWADSSNRYGPSHHDRSGCYGLPSFTHPGSRNAAAAVVAKVESSGFVVAPDGTIVRAGGVGSASQLPRRSANAPLRSTHHSLSRRGSPIERDRACGMQRRLGHSRESPDRHAGIDWGHVGRYGPEMARERYRRPVSDDCMDSSLSMHNSLSRRERSFSPRRGPVHLSQSCTRSPSRSRTRSPHMWTAPRGRSDGMNRGPGSRRRSRSPPNFKTEARMERMRAPRRQPGFENHMAGHDPTSRNHASPPHSSRWVNDRKESPDHLIEHDYKQCRVFSRTDRYDLLDSPGRLKPDECYRSMYSSRFRGFVGFVRGARHDESGEDGRGHGERYGMLHSVRQHDIDGNIKHLRFDAEDGFRAHDPPPKSSEFHRRGSPRGFDRHIESQLEDSPQRAKEEKSHFRYGRSGRPTSSFESYGVQSRDDDRTTPQRRPS